CCCTAACTATGAAATCGTGGTATTGAATGACAGCTCAGAGGACGGAACAACCACAGTGCTAAAAAACATAAACAGCGAAAAGCTTAAGGTCATAGAATCAAAAGATGTTCTCCCAGAGGGTTGGACTGGAAAGAATTGGGCTTGTTACAGGTTGTTTCTGAATTCTACGGGAGAAATCGTCATCTTTACCGACGCTGACACTATTCACTCTTCGAACATGATCAGTACAATGGTACAAGAGATGGAACGACGGAATCTGAGCTTCGCATCAGGGATACCAAGAGAACTCATCACGACCTTTGGTGAACGAATTACCGTACCGTTCATGAACTACAGTATAGTTTCCATTTTCCCTATTTTTCTTAGCTACTTGTCACCAGTTTTCAACATGTTTAGTGTGGCTAATGGCCAGTTTATGACGTTCAAAAGATGCGCTTACGAGCAGATAGGCGGCCATGCTGCCGTAAAGGAAGAGATCGTAGAAGACATCGAGTTATCCAAACTTGTCTGCAAGCATGGGATGAAGGTAGGCATGTATAACCTGTCAAACTTAGTTTCTTGCCGTATGTACCGAGGCTTTAGAGAAGCATTCAAAGGCCTGTCCAATAGTTATTTCGCTTTGTCTGGAATGAGGATAATTCCTTCACTGTTTGTGTGGACATGGATGTTAATAGTTGGAATTTACCCTTTGTTCTCATTGTTAGAGCCAGCACACAGGCTTTTAGCCTTGGAGACAATTTGCATGACCATGCTCATCTGGTATGAAACATCTCTCAACTACAAACTCCCAAGGCACATCGTTTTTTATTATCCTTTGATTAGCTTAGTCAATTCTCTTATAGGATTTCACTCAATAATCGAAGGGCTCCGAAGAAACACCTCTTGGAAAGGAAGAACAATAAGCGTGAAAAAGCCTAGGTGGTTCTGAGGATAATGCAGTTGTAAATGGTCCCCTCTTACTTACCAATAAAGAAGCCCCACACCGAAGTATGTGGGGCTTCTTCTTAGGTTGCTCAGACTATCTCGATGTCTACTTTTTTACGACTTTGGCTGCCTGAGGACCTTTTGGACCATTAACGATTTCAAATTCGACCTTATCGCCTTGGTCCAGTGACTTGAATCCGTTTCCTTCAATTGCTGAGAAGTGAACGAAAACGTCTCCTTCACCATCATCGCGGGTAATGAACCCGTAGCCCTTCTTCGCGTCAAACCACTTAACTGTTCCTGTGTACATCTTTGTACCTCCTGTAACGTTTACCCCTTCATACGTAGGGGCTGAGCATATTATATAACAACACATAATAAAAAAACAAGGGCGGCCTACGCCGCCCTTTCGAGCTTCTATCGTTGCAAATGTTTATTTCTTTACAACGTGAGCTGCTTGAGGCCCCTTAGCGCCTCTGGAAACTTCGAATTCAACCTTTTCGCCTTCATTAAGCGTCTTAAAGCCATCGCCTTCAATTGCTGAGAAGTGAACAAAAACGTCTCCTTCACCATCGTCGCGGGTAATGAACCCATAACCTTTCTGAGCATCAAACCACTTAACTGTTCCTGCGTACATTTTCTTACCTCTTCTTTCTTCCCCTATTTTAGGGGCAATCTCATTATACACCTCGCAGACATTAAAGCAAGAGTATTTGCTAAAATGTATTTAACATGGTGGAAGACACAGCACCCACACAACGAGAAGAAGATATCATAGAAGCTATTTATCGCAACCCACACAGGGACCAAGGTGTTACTGTT
The genomic region above belongs to Coprothermobacter proteolyticus DSM 5265 and contains:
- a CDS encoding cold-shock protein — protein: MYAGTVKWFDAQKGYGFITRDDGEGDVFVHFSAIEGDGFKTLNEGEKVEFEVSRGAKGPQAAHVVKK
- a CDS encoding glycosyltransferase, which codes for MMRGLFIFVLYQFLNSIVNGFLIRIPRQQEDTVGTPRVSVLVPARNEEENIGQCVQSLLMQDYPNYEIVVLNDSSEDGTTTVLKNINSEKLKVIESKDVLPEGWTGKNWACYRLFLNSTGEIVIFTDADTIHSSNMISTMVQEMERRNLSFASGIPRELITTFGERITVPFMNYSIVSIFPIFLSYLSPVFNMFSVANGQFMTFKRCAYEQIGGHAAVKEEIVEDIELSKLVCKHGMKVGMYNLSNLVSCRMYRGFREAFKGLSNSYFALSGMRIIPSLFVWTWMLIVGIYPLFSLLEPAHRLLALETICMTMLIWYETSLNYKLPRHIVFYYPLISLVNSLIGFHSIIEGLRRNTSWKGRTISVKKPRWF
- a CDS encoding cold shock domain-containing protein, producing the protein MYTGTVKWFDAKKGYGFITRDDGEGDVFVHFSAIEGNGFKSLDQGDKVEFEIVNGPKGPQAAKVVKK